From Girardinichthys multiradiatus isolate DD_20200921_A chromosome 3, DD_fGirMul_XY1, whole genome shotgun sequence, the proteins below share one genomic window:
- the fam131bb gene encoding protein FAM131B isoform X1: MGCIGSRRLTADGVPVQKDGEQHGRSEFSWEGINLSMEDTTSILPRLKRNSNAYGIGALAKSSLSGVSGVTRTMKERVTKPTAMAQGRVAHMIEWQNWGMQTVGAGGIPQSRISTQEREKERRAENDAYSDLSDGEKEARFAAGILQQFAISEATLLAWSSMDGESPRSSSNQGSVAHLSEVNQESITSRDQILHHSSAEVWPHTYVSHGHYCLSSSDAWEPTNNDPSGVASPPAGSYIMGTDGYDGQVAAHFLSQQQQQQQQQQQQQQQQQYNLQQQSQLQQLQQLQQIQQYQQQQLLQYQQQQALEHRLHSANHSLQATPNSTIHSLVHQVHPPLVDLWNTGQMEAYQAEAGGYMGVAAVVEAGMCVPAGEEVVGTEHSPLLEQQEEEEQVKEEDITLALEQESTMLTPSTQQGDASGGSSPGQPPVEPITERKASDVTSGLIQMLEEEEEEEAGPSISMATN; this comes from the exons CTGCGGATGGCGTGCCAGTCCAAAAGGATGGGGAACAA CATGGACGTTCAGAGTTTTCATGGGAAGGAATCAAT CTGTCCATGGAGGACACCACATCAATCCTGCCTCGGCTCAAGAGGAACTCAAATGCCTATGGCATCGGGGCTTTGGCTAAGTCTTCTCTGTCAGGTGTGTcag GAGTCACCCGCACCATGAAGGAGAGAGTGACCAAGCCCACGGCCATGGCCCAGGGTCGTGTTGCCCACATGATCGAATGGCAAAACTGGGGCATGCAGACGGTTGGTGCAGGAGGTATCCCCCAGTCCCGCATCAGCACCCAGGAAAGGGAGAAAGAGAGGCGGGCAGAGAACGACGCCTACAGCGACCTCAGCGATGGAGAGAAGGAGGCTAGATTTGCTGCAG GCATTCTGCAGCAGTTTGCAATCTCAGAAGCAACTCTCTTGGCGTGGTCGTCAATGGATGGGGAGAGCCCGAGGTCGAGTTCAAATCAGGGCAGCGTAGCTCACCTGAGCGAGGTCAACCAGGAGAGCATCACCAGTCGAG ATCAGATATTACACCATTCCTCAGCAGAGGTGTGGCCTCACACTTACGTTTCCCACGGCCACTACTGCCTCTCATCCTCCGACGCCTGGGAACCGACCAACAACGACCCTTCTGGCGTGGCGTCCCCCCCAGCAGGCTCTTACATCATGGGGACAGACGGCTATGATGGGCAAGTGGCGGCTCACTTCCTgtcccagcagcagcagcagcagcagcagcagcagcagcagcagcagcagcagcagtacaACCTTCAGCAGCAGAGCCAGctccagcagctgcagcagctccaaCAGATCCAGCAGTACCAGCAACAACAGCTTCTGCAGTATCAGCAACAACAG GCTCTGGAGCACAGGCTGCACAGTGCCAACCATTCTCTGCAGGCGACACCCAACAGCACCATCCACAGTCTGGTTCATCAGGTCCACCCTCCGCTGGTTGATCTGTGGAACACGGGGCAGATGGAGGCCTATCAGGCAGAAGCCGGAGGCTACATGGGAGTGGCGGCGGTGGTGGAGGCGGGCATGTGTGTTCCGGCGGGAGAGGAGGTGGTAGGAACCGAGCACTCCCCATTACTagagcagcaggaggaggaggagcaggtcAAG GAAGAAGATATAACGCTGGCCCTGGAACAGGAGTCGACCATGTTGACTCCATCCACGCAACAAGGAGATGCCTCTGGAGGCAGTAGTCCGGGGCAACCGCCAGTGGAGCCAATCACAGAGCGCAAGGCCTCCGATGTCACCTCTGGCCTCATTCAgatgctggaggaggaggaggaagaggaggcagGGCCATCTATCTCCATGGCCACCAACTGA
- the fam131bb gene encoding auxin response factor 19 isoform X3, translating into MGCIGSRRLTADGVPVQKDGEQLSMEDTTSILPRLKRNSNAYGIGALAKSSLSGVSGVTRTMKERVTKPTAMAQGRVAHMIEWQNWGMQTVGAGGIPQSRISTQEREKERRAENDAYSDLSDGEKEARFAAGILQQFAISEATLLAWSSMDGESPRSSSNQGSVAHLSEVNQESITSRDQILHHSSAEVWPHTYVSHGHYCLSSSDAWEPTNNDPSGVASPPAGSYIMGTDGYDGQVAAHFLSQQQQQQQQQQQQQQQQQYNLQQQSQLQQLQQLQQIQQYQQQQLLQYQQQQALEHRLHSANHSLQATPNSTIHSLVHQVHPPLVDLWNTGQMEAYQAEAGGYMGVAAVVEAGMCVPAGEEVVGTEHSPLLEQQEEEEQVKEEDITLALEQESTMLTPSTQQGDASGGSSPGQPPVEPITERKASDVTSGLIQMLEEEEEEEAGPSISMATN; encoded by the exons CTGCGGATGGCGTGCCAGTCCAAAAGGATGGGGAACAA CTGTCCATGGAGGACACCACATCAATCCTGCCTCGGCTCAAGAGGAACTCAAATGCCTATGGCATCGGGGCTTTGGCTAAGTCTTCTCTGTCAGGTGTGTcag GAGTCACCCGCACCATGAAGGAGAGAGTGACCAAGCCCACGGCCATGGCCCAGGGTCGTGTTGCCCACATGATCGAATGGCAAAACTGGGGCATGCAGACGGTTGGTGCAGGAGGTATCCCCCAGTCCCGCATCAGCACCCAGGAAAGGGAGAAAGAGAGGCGGGCAGAGAACGACGCCTACAGCGACCTCAGCGATGGAGAGAAGGAGGCTAGATTTGCTGCAG GCATTCTGCAGCAGTTTGCAATCTCAGAAGCAACTCTCTTGGCGTGGTCGTCAATGGATGGGGAGAGCCCGAGGTCGAGTTCAAATCAGGGCAGCGTAGCTCACCTGAGCGAGGTCAACCAGGAGAGCATCACCAGTCGAG ATCAGATATTACACCATTCCTCAGCAGAGGTGTGGCCTCACACTTACGTTTCCCACGGCCACTACTGCCTCTCATCCTCCGACGCCTGGGAACCGACCAACAACGACCCTTCTGGCGTGGCGTCCCCCCCAGCAGGCTCTTACATCATGGGGACAGACGGCTATGATGGGCAAGTGGCGGCTCACTTCCTgtcccagcagcagcagcagcagcagcagcagcagcagcagcagcagcagcagcagtacaACCTTCAGCAGCAGAGCCAGctccagcagctgcagcagctccaaCAGATCCAGCAGTACCAGCAACAACAGCTTCTGCAGTATCAGCAACAACAG GCTCTGGAGCACAGGCTGCACAGTGCCAACCATTCTCTGCAGGCGACACCCAACAGCACCATCCACAGTCTGGTTCATCAGGTCCACCCTCCGCTGGTTGATCTGTGGAACACGGGGCAGATGGAGGCCTATCAGGCAGAAGCCGGAGGCTACATGGGAGTGGCGGCGGTGGTGGAGGCGGGCATGTGTGTTCCGGCGGGAGAGGAGGTGGTAGGAACCGAGCACTCCCCATTACTagagcagcaggaggaggaggagcaggtcAAG GAAGAAGATATAACGCTGGCCCTGGAACAGGAGTCGACCATGTTGACTCCATCCACGCAACAAGGAGATGCCTCTGGAGGCAGTAGTCCGGGGCAACCGCCAGTGGAGCCAATCACAGAGCGCAAGGCCTCCGATGTCACCTCTGGCCTCATTCAgatgctggaggaggaggaggaagaggaggcagGGCCATCTATCTCCATGGCCACCAACTGA
- the fam131bb gene encoding auxin response factor 19 isoform X4, whose product MGCIGSRRLTADGVPVQKDGEQLSMEDTTSILPRLKRNSNAYGIGALAKSSLSGVTRTMKERVTKPTAMAQGRVAHMIEWQNWGMQTVGAGGIPQSRISTQEREKERRAENDAYSDLSDGEKEARFAAGILQQFAISEATLLAWSSMDGESPRSSSNQGSVAHLSEVNQESITSRDQILHHSSAEVWPHTYVSHGHYCLSSSDAWEPTNNDPSGVASPPAGSYIMGTDGYDGQVAAHFLSQQQQQQQQQQQQQQQQQYNLQQQSQLQQLQQLQQIQQYQQQQLLQYQQQQALEHRLHSANHSLQATPNSTIHSLVHQVHPPLVDLWNTGQMEAYQAEAGGYMGVAAVVEAGMCVPAGEEVVGTEHSPLLEQQEEEEQVKEEDITLALEQESTMLTPSTQQGDASGGSSPGQPPVEPITERKASDVTSGLIQMLEEEEEEEAGPSISMATN is encoded by the exons CTGCGGATGGCGTGCCAGTCCAAAAGGATGGGGAACAA CTGTCCATGGAGGACACCACATCAATCCTGCCTCGGCTCAAGAGGAACTCAAATGCCTATGGCATCGGGGCTTTGGCTAAGTCTTCTCTGTCAG GAGTCACCCGCACCATGAAGGAGAGAGTGACCAAGCCCACGGCCATGGCCCAGGGTCGTGTTGCCCACATGATCGAATGGCAAAACTGGGGCATGCAGACGGTTGGTGCAGGAGGTATCCCCCAGTCCCGCATCAGCACCCAGGAAAGGGAGAAAGAGAGGCGGGCAGAGAACGACGCCTACAGCGACCTCAGCGATGGAGAGAAGGAGGCTAGATTTGCTGCAG GCATTCTGCAGCAGTTTGCAATCTCAGAAGCAACTCTCTTGGCGTGGTCGTCAATGGATGGGGAGAGCCCGAGGTCGAGTTCAAATCAGGGCAGCGTAGCTCACCTGAGCGAGGTCAACCAGGAGAGCATCACCAGTCGAG ATCAGATATTACACCATTCCTCAGCAGAGGTGTGGCCTCACACTTACGTTTCCCACGGCCACTACTGCCTCTCATCCTCCGACGCCTGGGAACCGACCAACAACGACCCTTCTGGCGTGGCGTCCCCCCCAGCAGGCTCTTACATCATGGGGACAGACGGCTATGATGGGCAAGTGGCGGCTCACTTCCTgtcccagcagcagcagcagcagcagcagcagcagcagcagcagcagcagcagcagtacaACCTTCAGCAGCAGAGCCAGctccagcagctgcagcagctccaaCAGATCCAGCAGTACCAGCAACAACAGCTTCTGCAGTATCAGCAACAACAG GCTCTGGAGCACAGGCTGCACAGTGCCAACCATTCTCTGCAGGCGACACCCAACAGCACCATCCACAGTCTGGTTCATCAGGTCCACCCTCCGCTGGTTGATCTGTGGAACACGGGGCAGATGGAGGCCTATCAGGCAGAAGCCGGAGGCTACATGGGAGTGGCGGCGGTGGTGGAGGCGGGCATGTGTGTTCCGGCGGGAGAGGAGGTGGTAGGAACCGAGCACTCCCCATTACTagagcagcaggaggaggaggagcaggtcAAG GAAGAAGATATAACGCTGGCCCTGGAACAGGAGTCGACCATGTTGACTCCATCCACGCAACAAGGAGATGCCTCTGGAGGCAGTAGTCCGGGGCAACCGCCAGTGGAGCCAATCACAGAGCGCAAGGCCTCCGATGTCACCTCTGGCCTCATTCAgatgctggaggaggaggaggaagaggaggcagGGCCATCTATCTCCATGGCCACCAACTGA
- the fam131bb gene encoding protein FAM131B isoform X2, with product MGCIGSRRLTADGVPVQKDGEQHGRSEFSWEGINLSMEDTTSILPRLKRNSNAYGIGALAKSSLSGVTRTMKERVTKPTAMAQGRVAHMIEWQNWGMQTVGAGGIPQSRISTQEREKERRAENDAYSDLSDGEKEARFAAGILQQFAISEATLLAWSSMDGESPRSSSNQGSVAHLSEVNQESITSRDQILHHSSAEVWPHTYVSHGHYCLSSSDAWEPTNNDPSGVASPPAGSYIMGTDGYDGQVAAHFLSQQQQQQQQQQQQQQQQQYNLQQQSQLQQLQQLQQIQQYQQQQLLQYQQQQALEHRLHSANHSLQATPNSTIHSLVHQVHPPLVDLWNTGQMEAYQAEAGGYMGVAAVVEAGMCVPAGEEVVGTEHSPLLEQQEEEEQVKEEDITLALEQESTMLTPSTQQGDASGGSSPGQPPVEPITERKASDVTSGLIQMLEEEEEEEAGPSISMATN from the exons CTGCGGATGGCGTGCCAGTCCAAAAGGATGGGGAACAA CATGGACGTTCAGAGTTTTCATGGGAAGGAATCAAT CTGTCCATGGAGGACACCACATCAATCCTGCCTCGGCTCAAGAGGAACTCAAATGCCTATGGCATCGGGGCTTTGGCTAAGTCTTCTCTGTCAG GAGTCACCCGCACCATGAAGGAGAGAGTGACCAAGCCCACGGCCATGGCCCAGGGTCGTGTTGCCCACATGATCGAATGGCAAAACTGGGGCATGCAGACGGTTGGTGCAGGAGGTATCCCCCAGTCCCGCATCAGCACCCAGGAAAGGGAGAAAGAGAGGCGGGCAGAGAACGACGCCTACAGCGACCTCAGCGATGGAGAGAAGGAGGCTAGATTTGCTGCAG GCATTCTGCAGCAGTTTGCAATCTCAGAAGCAACTCTCTTGGCGTGGTCGTCAATGGATGGGGAGAGCCCGAGGTCGAGTTCAAATCAGGGCAGCGTAGCTCACCTGAGCGAGGTCAACCAGGAGAGCATCACCAGTCGAG ATCAGATATTACACCATTCCTCAGCAGAGGTGTGGCCTCACACTTACGTTTCCCACGGCCACTACTGCCTCTCATCCTCCGACGCCTGGGAACCGACCAACAACGACCCTTCTGGCGTGGCGTCCCCCCCAGCAGGCTCTTACATCATGGGGACAGACGGCTATGATGGGCAAGTGGCGGCTCACTTCCTgtcccagcagcagcagcagcagcagcagcagcagcagcagcagcagcagcagcagtacaACCTTCAGCAGCAGAGCCAGctccagcagctgcagcagctccaaCAGATCCAGCAGTACCAGCAACAACAGCTTCTGCAGTATCAGCAACAACAG GCTCTGGAGCACAGGCTGCACAGTGCCAACCATTCTCTGCAGGCGACACCCAACAGCACCATCCACAGTCTGGTTCATCAGGTCCACCCTCCGCTGGTTGATCTGTGGAACACGGGGCAGATGGAGGCCTATCAGGCAGAAGCCGGAGGCTACATGGGAGTGGCGGCGGTGGTGGAGGCGGGCATGTGTGTTCCGGCGGGAGAGGAGGTGGTAGGAACCGAGCACTCCCCATTACTagagcagcaggaggaggaggagcaggtcAAG GAAGAAGATATAACGCTGGCCCTGGAACAGGAGTCGACCATGTTGACTCCATCCACGCAACAAGGAGATGCCTCTGGAGGCAGTAGTCCGGGGCAACCGCCAGTGGAGCCAATCACAGAGCGCAAGGCCTCCGATGTCACCTCTGGCCTCATTCAgatgctggaggaggaggaggaagaggaggcagGGCCATCTATCTCCATGGCCACCAACTGA